The Desulfotomaculum sp. sequence GAAGCGTTAAAAGCCGCCAACAAAAAAGATCAGGTAGTGGTATGCGGTATTGACTTCATTGACAATGCGCGCAAATCAATTATGGCCGGTGAATTAGACGGCAGCGTCGCCATGAGTCCATATCTTTTTGGAAAAGCGGGCTTGATTTTGTCCCTTAAAGCAATACAGGGTCAGGAGATCAATAAAGATATCTTCTGGACGCCCATCGGCTTAATTACCGCAGAAAATGTTGCACAATACGATGGCTGGAAATAATTAATTTTCCACAGTTCAAATAAGCGCAGTTAGTGACGAGGGGACGGGGTTGTTGACACAATTTTCATGAGGTGTCAACCAGGTGTCAATAACCCCGTCCCCTCGTCACAACACTCGTTGTTTTTGATTTACTCTTTTGCGCCGCTTTTTATGCACTGTGCCTGCCGACGGCAGCCTTTTCGCCAAACGATATAATGGATTGTTTATTAAGGAATATCACAATATAATTATTTGCATCAAGGAGGTGTTTCAAGTGAAAAGCACTTTACAAGCCGGTTTGTATTATGAGTTTAAGTTTACTGTTCCAGAAAACAAAACTGTTCCTTACCTTTACCCTGAATCGGAAGAATTACAAGTAATGCCTAAAGTGTTGGCAACGGGATACATGGTGGGCTTATTTGAATGGGCATGTATTAAAGCTCTCAAACCTCATTTGGATTGGCCCAACGAACAAACCGTTGGAACCGATTTAAAATTAAGCCACGTTGCCGCTACACCACCAGGTTTGACTGTTACAGTCAAAATACGGTTAGAAAAGATCGAAGGTAAAAGATTATTCTTTCATGTAGAAGGCCATGATGGGATAGACTTAATTTCTGAAGGTACTCATGAAAGATTCATCATTGATGCGGCTAAGTTTATCGGAAAGGTAAACAAGAAAAATAATGCTCCCCAGAAACCAGACACAGAAATAGAAAATTAAGTTACAACGGAAGCATGAACAAGTGAAATCATTATTGGCCAATCATACCTATCTCAATCATACGATAATCTGATTGATGCAAACGCATACAGTTCTAATGCCATAGAAGTAAGGCGGAGCCAGACCATGTCTGAAATTCGAGAGCCTTTTAAGTGCAATCAGCACAAAAACGTTTTGACCGCCGATTTTTGCCGCGAGCATAAGCATTTGTTCCCGGCTTGTTATACCGATGCGGCTCCTATGGCCGAAGTTTCTATCGAATCAGCAAAAACCCTCGACAGCTCTATGGCTATGCTGCCCTTTGATTATGTTGTTGAAGCGGAAGCTTACGGCGCAGAAATTACCGGTCATAATGACATCTTCGGCTTAAGGGCTAAAGGAAGGCGCCTTAATTCCGTGGAGGAATTACCGGAACTGCCACCAATGGATTTTACCAGGGGCAGACTGCCTGAAATTATAAAGGCTGTAAGTTTAATAGACAA is a genomic window containing:
- a CDS encoding thioesterase is translated as MKSTLQAGLYYEFKFTVPENKTVPYLYPESEELQVMPKVLATGYMVGLFEWACIKALKPHLDWPNEQTVGTDLKLSHVAATPPGLTVTVKIRLEKIEGKRLFFHVEGHDGIDLISEGTHERFIIDAAKFIGKVNKKNNAPQKPDTEIEN